The sequence ATCTCACATATACAATAATGTAAAAGTCATTATCATCCCCACTTtccagatggggaagctgaggccagACATTTCAAGTAACAGATTTCATATCATTTCACAAAGAAGAGAATGGAGATCCGGGTCTCAGAGGAACCCCAAGTCGCAAGGAGAGTCAGACCCATGCCCCTGATCATCCCCATCTCCCTACCTGGatcagaaggggaaactgaggcccatcaGAGGGAGAGTTGGCAACCCATCAGCCTTGGAAGCAAGGGTCTCAAACTCACTTGCCCCTAGGGGCTAGGGAGGGGGCAAAGGTGGGTGAAACAGGCCAGTTGGGAATGGGACAACTGGAAAGAGAGGACCCTGCTTGGGGGCTGTGGAGCAATGCTGTGTGTGTCCTCTTACATTTTCTAGATAATTTTTCTAGGGTATCTAGGATATTTGTGTTAAAACTTCCTGTTTTAAATGTCTGCAAGTAGatcaaagtgttttttgttttgtttttttttcaaatgacagGCCAAAGAAAACAGATCCAGGGGGCCACACTCGGCCCACTAGGGGGGACACCAGTTTGAGACCTCactaaacaagaaaacagaagcccAGGCTGGTTTGGGGGTGGTCCCCAGCCCATCCAACCCTGTTGGGGTGCTCACCACTGCGGGGGGTGGAGGCGGCCGTGGGGTGGCTCCATTCGCTCCAGATCCCTGCCTTCTTGGAGCCGTAGATACCAAAGGGGTTGCAGCGCACTTGCACGAAGTACACAGTGCCCGGCTTCAGGCCCGCCAGGCGGCATGAGGTCTGGTTGCTCACGTCGTCCACCACCTGGGCAGCAAGGGTAGGGACAGGGTCAGAGGCCAGGCCGGGACCAGACCAGGGACGGGCCGGGCGGGGGCAGACACCTTCCAATCCACGCTATCCTCCACGCGGTAGCGGATCTGGTACTTGGCTTGGAAGAGGAAGTCCTTGAGGGCTGGCGGGGAAACCCAGCGCACGCTCAGCTGGTCCTCCAGTCCCCCAACGCGGCTCACGTGTACGTCCGGCGGGGGATCAGTGGTCACTGCGGGCGGGGTGGAGCAGGGCAGGGCTTAGTCAGGGGCTCCTCCGACCTGGCTGGCccctgtctgggttcaaatcccacagcACATGGCTTAGGTGGCACCTGCTTCCgttctcccccctccctccgtCCCCCTGGAGGCCGGGTGGATTACATTAGACAATATTCGGGAAACACTCAGCGCCTAGAAGCACTCAATTAATGTTAGCTGTTATCACCATTATTATCTGTGACAGGAGAAACATAATCCTATCTTCAGGGAACTCTGTAAAAGTAGAAACTGCCTGGCctatgatattattattattattatgcccaGGAGGCCAGGGGGCCATCACCATCCACCTCCACTCCTTCCAGCTTTACGAAAGTCCTCAGGAGGACAGCCTTGCTGGATGCAGAGGGACAACTGAAGCTGAGAACAAGCCTACCGCAGCTTCGGGACTTAAGGAAGTGAAGCAggaagcagggggtgggggtggctacAAGCCTGGAGACATCCAGGGATCCTTCTGGGAGCCCTGTGTTAAGCAGGGAGAACGGGCTCTCCCCCCTTGAGGCCTTAGTGAGGGGCTGAAAGGGTTAAGGCACAGGCCTGCTCCGGGCTGAGCAACACCCTAATTAGATTAGGCCCAATTCTGCTGCAGATCATCCatttcctgcctcctgcctgcacACTGCCCCCCCAGCTACAGTTTGTGGCTTCCTGGGGCGCCTCCGACCTGGGCGCCCCCTCCCAGCTCCCTTAGGGGGCCCCCTCCCGCACACCTGGGCTGCCAAGGGGAGGGAGCCAGGCCAGGTGTTCTCCAAAGAGTGGGGGTATCCTGGCTGCTTTGGGGAACTGGGGACCGATGGGTACTCCCCACCCCAACCAGCAGGGTTGGACCCAGAGATGCAGCCATGGCTGGGCTTGGTGGGGGGGGGTTGACAGGATCCCCCCTGGGGGGGCTCACCCACATCCAGGATATCCAGTGTGAGCACATCTGAGCGGGCTGAGCCCAGTCGGTTGGTAGCTTCTACCCAGATCTCGTAAGGCGTAAAGAGGGCTAGGTCCTTGGGGATGTGGCAGGAGTGGGGTCCCACCGTGTGGTACTCCTCACATGTGTTGTCCTGCCCATACCACctgcaggggcaggagggaggaggaggacacGTGAGGGTCTCTTCAGGGCCTCAGACCTCACCAGGGTGGCCCCGGAGTACAAACAGGACACCAGGCTCGGAGAGGATGAGCGGGCCTGGCGAAGGTCACACACAGCCAGGCTGGGACACATGTCACCAAGGGCCACCACCAACCTCAGCTTGTACTTCAGGGAGTAGTTGGTGTGGAGAAAGGTCTCCCCATGGGCCCCCGGTGTCCAGCGGCATGTCAGGTCCTTCATGTTCTTGGACCAGCAACTGATGTTGAAGGGTTTCTCTGGCGGCActggggaggggtgcaggggcTGAGGTCTGGACTGGCCATGGGCAGGGGGAGGAGCTGCTGGCTGCCAGCTGGCCCCCACCTTAGAGTGGAAGGAGGGTGAACGGGGTGGACGTTGGCATGACCCCTTCATGGACTCTCTTGGAGATGGTTGGGGAGGGGTCTCCAGGCTCTCATTTCCACCCCAGAGGCCCATACCTCTCAACCCATGCCACCGTGTGTGCCCactgcccagccctgggccagaGAGCCCATGATTCCTGCCCCTCTCCAGAAGGAGAAGCTGCTCCCAAGAGCTACCTCTGAGCGTCCTGGGAGCCACTTACGGCCAACATAGAGGCAAGAGCCAGCCAGGATGCTGCCATCACGGGCGTGGCACACGAGGTTGTCCCCCGACTGCTGCCTGGATCCGTTGAGGTTGGCCAGGGCGAGGGCCAGGGTGGAGGTGTTGAGCACGCGGGAGAGCTCGGGGGGCAGGCGGCGCCCGTTGAGAGTCCAGTAGAGGCCCTCGGCTGTGGGGCCCGGCTGGTCCCCGTGCACTGAGCACGTGGCCTGCAGGGAGGAGCCG comes from Rhinolophus ferrumequinum isolate MPI-CBG mRhiFer1 chromosome 18, mRhiFer1_v1.p, whole genome shotgun sequence and encodes:
- the CRLF1 gene encoding cytokine receptor-like factor 1, producing MPAGRLGPAAQSARRPPPLLPLLLLCVLGAPRAGSGAHTAVISPQDPTLLIGSSLQATCSVHGDQPGPTAEGLYWTLNGRRLPPELSRVLNTSTLALALANLNGSRQQSGDNLVCHARDGSILAGSCLYVGLPPEKPFNISCWSKNMKDLTCRWTPGAHGETFLHTNYSLKYKLRWYGQDNTCEEYHTVGPHSCHIPKDLALFTPYEIWVEATNRLGSARSDVLTLDILDVVTTDPPPDVHVSRVGGLEDQLSVRWVSPPALKDFLFQAKYQIRYRVEDSVDWKVVDDVSNQTSCRLAGLKPGTVYFVQVRCNPFGIYGSKKAGIWSEWSHPTAASTPRSERPGPGGGACEPRGGEPSSGPVRRELKQFLGWLKKHAYCSNLSFRLYDQWRAWMQKSHKTRNQDEGILPSGRRGAARGPAR